A segment of the Pseudomonadota bacterium genome:
GGGCGCTGTGACGAAGTCCCTGGCGGACAGTTTCGGGATCCACGCCCTGGACATGCGCAACCACGGGGACTCTCCCTGGTCGCCGGACATGTCCTACAGCGCCATGGTGGCCGACCTGGTGGCCTATATGGATGCCCATGGCCTGGCCCGGGCCACCGTTCTGGGCCACAGCATGGGGGGCAAGGCTGCCATGAT
Coding sequences within it:
- a CDS encoding alpha/beta fold hydrolase translates to MNGHRTGISPVPLVSAVAGQGEPLVILHGLFGAGRNWGAVTKSLADSFGIHALDMRNHGDSPWSPDMSYSAMVADLVAYMDAHGLARATVLGHSMGGKAAM